In Candidatus Methanosphaera massiliense, the following are encoded in one genomic region:
- a CDS encoding tRNA pseudouridine(54/55) synthase Pus10, protein MTNKDKPINKLDECALCPQCLSRIYRNPEERKKSKIPTITSSQKCSICGNILLHEDKLFNLVNNKIKLLNIEFNTFLVACQISNKTITQNENRIRKMTGYHGNNDLKHQIKRDLNEMITKKLGKTLDYKNPEVVIMVKIRKKPYKHNPYYELRNINIFIDSNPLFIEGKYRKLVRGIPQTKWPCTVCKGKGCEACDYTGKQYKDTVEDLIAKDLLKMTRGSSTKFHGSGREDIDVLMLGEGRPFVIEVKHPFKRDIDLKFLRRVVNSHSDGKIEINDLKFVSKDRRAAIKNSSVESYKIYSAIATFKNGVTSKDIEEIEKLDVIEQRTPVRVEHRRADLIRTRKINSISAERINSKQLRLIINCQGGLYIKELISGDNGRTQPNISKITNNEAICSQLDVLKVHIP, encoded by the coding sequence ATGACTAATAAAGATAAACCTATAAATAAATTAGATGAGTGTGCTCTTTGTCCACAATGCTTATCAAGAATATATAGAAATCCAGAGGAAAGAAAAAAATCAAAGATACCAACTATCACTTCCTCCCAGAAATGTAGTATATGTGGTAATATCCTATTACATGAAGATAAATTATTTAATCTCGTTAACAATAAGATTAAATTATTAAATATTGAGTTTAACACGTTTTTAGTAGCTTGCCAGATATCTAATAAAACAATAACTCAAAATGAAAATAGAATAAGAAAGATGACAGGATATCATGGAAATAATGATCTTAAACATCAGATAAAACGTGACCTCAATGAGATGATTACGAAGAAATTAGGAAAAACTCTTGATTATAAGAATCCTGAAGTTGTTATAATGGTTAAGATAAGAAAAAAACCATATAAACATAACCCCTATTATGAACTACGTAATATAAACATATTTATAGATTCTAATCCTCTATTTATAGAAGGAAAATACCGTAAATTAGTACGTGGAATACCACAAACAAAATGGCCTTGTACAGTATGTAAGGGAAAGGGATGTGAAGCCTGTGATTATACAGGAAAACAATACAAGGATACTGTAGAGGATTTAATTGCAAAAGATTTACTTAAAATGACACGTGGAAGCAGCACTAAATTTCACGGATCAGGACGTGAAGATATTGACGTGTTAATGCTAGGTGAAGGTAGACCTTTTGTTATTGAAGTAAAACATCCATTCAAAAGAGATATTGATCTTAAATTCCTAAGACGTGTTGTTAATAGCCATAGTGATGGTAAAATAGAGATTAATGACTTAAAATTTGTTAGCAAGGATAGAAGAGCTGCTATTAAGAATAGTTCCGTGGAAAGCTACAAGATATACTCTGCAATAGCTACCTTTAAGAATGGTGTTACAAGTAAAGATATTGAAGAAATTGAAAAACTTGACGTAATCGAACAAAGAACACCTGTTCGTGTAGAACATAGAAGAGCAGACCTTATCAGAACCCGTAAAATAAATAGTATTAGTGCTGAACGTATTAATAGTAAACAATTACGTTTAATAATTAATTGTCAGGGTGGATTATATATTAAAGAATTAATTTCTGGTGATAATGGACGTACACAGCCTAATATATCAAAAATTACTAATAATGAAGCAATATGTAGTCAATTAGACGTTTTAAAGGTACATATACCTTAG
- a CDS encoding 50S ribosomal protein L21e encodes MRKSKGFKSRSRYKLKRSIRPKRANPISRKIQVFEKGQKVHIIVDSSIHRGQPHPRFHGKTGEIVGQKGKAYLVAIKDGNKPKELIVRPEHLKLQE; translated from the coding sequence ATGAGAAAATCAAAAGGATTTAAAAGTCGATCAAGATACAAACTTAAAAGAAGTATCAGACCAAAACGAGCTAACCCAATATCCAGAAAAATACAAGTATTCGAAAAAGGACAAAAAGTACACATAATAGTTGATTCAAGTATCCACAGAGGACAACCTCATCCACGATTCCACGGAAAAACTGGAGAAATCGTTGGACAAAAAGGAAAAGCATACCTTGTAGCAATTAAAGATGGTAACAAACCTAAAGAATTAATCGTAAGACCAGAACATCTTAAATTACAAGAGTGA
- a CDS encoding RNA polymerase Rpb4 family protein — MIGKKVIDTQPVTISEAREILMKKVEEKADENNEVDGHQFTYEQNLTIDYVNKFALLSAEDAAELRGKLEEYLTPVQAVKVVDLMPEDLDDLRLIFAKERGNFDTDTLEKILDLLDQYR; from the coding sequence ATGATTGGAAAGAAAGTCATTGATACCCAACCAGTAACAATATCCGAAGCAAGAGAAATTCTAATGAAAAAAGTAGAAGAAAAAGCTGACGAGAATAATGAAGTCGATGGCCACCAATTTACATATGAACAGAATTTAACTATTGATTATGTCAATAAGTTTGCACTACTAAGCGCAGAAGATGCAGCAGAACTAAGAGGTAAATTAGAAGAATACCTTACACCAGTGCAAGCAGTTAAAGTAGTGGATTTAATGCCTGAAGATCTTGATGACCTCAGATTAATATTCGCAAAAGAAAGAGGAAACTTCGATACTGATACACTAGAAAAAATACTAGATTTACTTGATCAGTACAGGTAA
- the rsmA gene encoding 16S rRNA (adenine(1518)-N(6)/adenine(1519)-N(6))-dimethyltransferase RsmA, whose amino-acid sequence MLNNTKQILDKYNLRLDKNKSQNYLIDNNKLNLILENANIQPDETILEIGAGIGTLTIPMAKKAGKVIAIEKDSNIVKVLKQRIKDENIENIEVINEDALKIEYPSFDKVVSNLPYQISSPVTFKLLKYPFKKAILMYQLEFAERMQAKPGTKEYSRLTVALYFRADIHIIDIVPPNAFIPQPKVKSAIIELIPQNCEEPTKIFEDTTRALFQHRNKKVKKALIQSAHELKSDKKELKKKLNDVDDEILERKVFTLTPEEILVLSKKLEAIL is encoded by the coding sequence ATGTTAAACAATACAAAACAAATACTAGACAAATATAACCTCCGATTAGATAAAAATAAGAGTCAAAACTATTTAATTGATAATAATAAATTAAATTTAATTCTAGAAAATGCTAATATACAGCCAGATGAAACGATACTGGAAATAGGTGCAGGAATAGGAACATTAACAATACCTATGGCAAAAAAAGCTGGAAAAGTAATAGCAATAGAAAAAGATTCAAATATAGTAAAAGTTTTGAAACAAAGGATAAAAGATGAAAATATTGAAAATATTGAGGTTATAAATGAGGATGCACTGAAAATAGAATATCCTTCATTTGATAAAGTAGTATCAAACTTACCATATCAAATATCATCACCTGTAACATTTAAACTACTTAAATATCCTTTTAAAAAGGCTATTCTAATGTATCAATTAGAATTTGCTGAAAGAATGCAGGCAAAGCCTGGGACAAAAGAATATTCCAGATTAACTGTTGCATTATATTTCAGGGCAGATATCCATATTATTGATATTGTTCCACCAAATGCATTCATACCACAGCCTAAAGTTAAAAGTGCAATTATTGAATTAATACCACAGAATTGTGAAGAACCTACAAAAATATTTGAGGACACAACACGTGCATTATTCCAACATAGAAATAAGAAGGTAAAAAAAGCATTAATACAATCCGCTCATGAACTTAAAAGTGATAAAAAAGAGCTTAAGAAGAAGTTAAATGATGTTGACGATGAAATACTCGAAAGAAAAGTATTTACTTTAACACCAGAAGAAATTTTAGTATTAAGTAAGAAGTTAGAGGCAATATTATGA
- a CDS encoding HemK2/MTQ2 family protein methyltransferase, which translates to MKYNNIEYTECDEVYPPAEDTFLLIDNLEVKEDDEVLEIGTGTGIVSIAASYTAKNVTCVDINPHAVKCAEKNIELNNRSNINVFESDLFENIDVKYDLILFNTPYLPVTEEEHDSSDDYSKAWDGGLDGRQVIDKFIEQVGEYLKNNGRVQLIQSSLSNNDKTIEYLNNHGFNAKISASEHQFFEDITLITAKKIE; encoded by the coding sequence ATGAAATACAATAATATAGAATACACAGAATGTGATGAAGTATACCCTCCTGCAGAAGACACCTTTCTATTAATAGATAATCTTGAAGTTAAAGAGGATGATGAAGTACTAGAAATTGGTACTGGTACAGGTATTGTTAGTATTGCCGCATCATATACTGCAAAGAATGTTACTTGTGTTGATATTAATCCTCATGCAGTTAAATGTGCAGAAAAAAACATTGAACTTAATAATAGAAGTAATATTAATGTTTTTGAAAGTGATTTATTTGAAAATATTGATGTTAAATATGATTTAATCCTATTTAATACACCTTATCTACCAGTGACCGAGGAAGAACATGATTCATCTGATGACTATAGTAAAGCATGGGATGGCGGTCTTGATGGCAGACAGGTTATTGATAAATTCATAGAACAAGTCGGTGAATATCTTAAAAATAATGGTCGTGTACAATTAATTCAATCATCACTAAGCAATAATGATAAAACAATTGAATATCTTAATAATCATGGTTTTAATGCTAAAATTAGTGCTAGTGAACATCAATTCTTTGAAGATATTACATTAATCACTGCTAAAAAAATAGAATAG
- a CDS encoding YczE/YyaS/YitT family protein, protein MKKMMFKSLINVNLYKINFKELLKNYTILVIGLFIMSFGVALSVKSDLGTTPISCIPNVLSFACPLSLGTITVIFNMLLIAIQIILLRSRFQRIQLMQIVVTTIFGYFIDYALGILTFLTPTTELDKWIICIISCFVIAVGVFLEVNSKAVVLPGEGVSLAVKQVTNIEFGKIKTMFDTSNVVIGIILSLVLFGTFKGIGLGTILAGIVVGYIVRFYRNIVVKLLNKMGYTKKEE, encoded by the coding sequence ATGAAGAAAATGATGTTTAAAAGTCTTATTAATGTTAATTTGTATAAAATAAACTTTAAAGAATTATTAAAAAATTATACAATTTTAGTTATTGGATTATTCATAATGTCATTTGGAGTTGCACTCTCTGTAAAATCAGATTTGGGAACAACTCCTATATCTTGTATACCTAACGTTCTTAGCTTTGCATGTCCATTATCATTAGGAACAATAACAGTTATTTTTAACATGCTCCTAATAGCAATACAGATAATTTTACTAAGATCAAGATTCCAAAGAATACAGTTAATGCAAATAGTAGTAACCACAATATTCGGATACTTCATAGACTACGCATTAGGCATATTGACCTTTTTAACACCAACAACAGAATTAGATAAATGGATAATATGTATAATAAGTTGTTTTGTAATAGCAGTAGGTGTATTCCTGGAAGTAAACTCTAAAGCAGTAGTACTGCCAGGAGAAGGAGTATCATTAGCAGTAAAACAAGTAACAAACATAGAATTTGGTAAAATAAAAACAATGTTTGACACAAGTAACGTTGTAATAGGTATAATATTGTCACTAGTACTATTTGGAACATTCAAAGGAATTGGTTTAGGAACCATATTAGCAGGAATAGTAGTAGGATATATAGTAAGATTCTACAGAAATATAGTAGTAAAATTATTAAACAAAATGGGCTATACAAAAAAAGAAGAATAA
- a CDS encoding class I SAM-dependent methyltransferase, which produces MKNQKVKDAFNKGSEEYDNYRKHAIPYMDIFYQTAIDQTKGYNQPEILDLGAGTGILTEMIHKQYPKSNITLIDMSNEMLEKAKKKFSNKNNFKYIEADYTTYEFPQKYDIIISSLSIHHLTDNEKQKLYQKIYDNLKENGIFVNADQVRGMTSLTEKLYKQQDEQYLNKQDMPEKEKQVLRNRRKLDQPATLQDTINWYESIGYRDVDVFFKYYRYFVIRGQK; this is translated from the coding sequence ATGAAAAATCAGAAAGTTAAAGATGCATTTAACAAGGGATCAGAAGAATATGATAATTACAGAAAACATGCAATACCCTACATGGATATATTCTACCAAACAGCAATAGACCAAACAAAAGGATACAACCAACCGGAAATACTAGATTTAGGGGCAGGAACAGGAATATTAACCGAGATGATACATAAACAATATCCGAAAAGTAACATCACACTAATAGACATGTCCAATGAAATGTTGGAAAAAGCAAAAAAGAAATTCAGTAACAAAAATAACTTCAAATACATAGAAGCAGATTATACCACCTATGAGTTCCCACAGAAATATGATATAATAATATCCTCATTATCAATACATCACTTAACAGATAATGAAAAACAAAAGTTATATCAAAAAATATATGATAATCTCAAAGAAAACGGAATATTTGTAAATGCAGACCAAGTACGTGGAATGACATCATTAACTGAGAAATTATATAAACAACAAGATGAACAATACCTTAACAAACAAGACATGCCTGAAAAAGAAAAACAAGTACTAAGAAATAGAAGAAAATTAGACCAGCCAGCAACATTACAAGATACAATTAATTGGTATGAGAGTATAGGATACCGAGATGTAGATGTATTTTTTAAATATTACCGATATTTTGTGATACGTGGACAAAAGTAG
- the cfbA gene encoding sirohydrochlorin nickelochelatase, with protein sequence MNTKNEKTGILLVGHGSSLPYNKELLDTLSEKIEKNLPEYTIEVGFMQFTQPTISQAVNNLKKTGITKIIVQPVFLADGIHTRVDIRKQLGLKPLDTEIPIIEGIENNKKIRKTKKREIIPVDFDGEIIYLNPLGPDDIIVNIIKERVDKYLYPHPKQNITKLNEVVGEKII encoded by the coding sequence ATGAATACAAAAAATGAAAAAACAGGAATACTTTTAGTAGGTCATGGAAGTAGCCTACCTTACAATAAAGAATTATTAGATACATTATCTGAAAAAATAGAGAAGAATCTACCAGAATACACAATTGAAGTTGGATTCATGCAATTTACTCAGCCTACTATATCTCAGGCTGTCAATAACCTAAAGAAAACAGGAATAACTAAAATAATAGTACAACCAGTATTCTTAGCAGATGGAATACATACAAGAGTAGATATAAGAAAACAATTAGGACTCAAACCATTAGACACTGAAATACCTATAATAGAAGGTATAGAAAATAATAAAAAAATAAGAAAAACTAAAAAACGGGAAATAATACCAGTAGATTTTGATGGAGAAATCATATATCTAAACCCTTTAGGACCTGATGATATTATAGTCAACATTATTAAGGAAAGAGTTGACAAATATTTATATCCTCATCCAAAACAAAATATCACCAAATTAAATGAAGTTGTGGGTGAAAAGATAATATGA
- the cfbA gene encoding sirohydrochlorin nickelochelatase has protein sequence MNDKKQDSGILLIGHGSRLPYNKEVIDKIAEKYSEIMPNYNIEVGYMELCEPSISQAFNKLKETGVNRIIVQPVFLADGMHTKADIPTLLKFCAKGSEPDNVNIESSDNNEIIKSESSAFTGELIYLEPIGPDDGIANLITQRIQENL, from the coding sequence ATGAACGACAAAAAACAGGACTCTGGAATTTTATTAATTGGACATGGTAGCAGATTACCTTATAACAAAGAAGTAATTGATAAAATAGCAGAAAAATATTCCGAAATTATGCCTAATTATAATATAGAAGTAGGATACATGGAATTATGTGAACCTAGTATCTCACAGGCATTTAATAAACTAAAAGAAACAGGAGTAAATAGAATAATAGTACAGCCCGTCTTTTTAGCAGATGGAATGCATACAAAAGCAGATATACCAACATTATTAAAATTTTGTGCTAAAGGTTCAGAACCAGATAATGTTAATATTGAATCATCAGATAATAACGAGATTATAAAGTCAGAATCATCTGCATTTACTGGTGAACTAATTTATCTTGAACCAATAGGTCCTGATGACGGTATAGCAAATCTCATCACCCAACGTATACAGGAAAATTTATAA
- a CDS encoding Zn-ribbon domain-containing OB-fold protein, which yields MSDIIKGWRHSDQRYNLIGTKCNKCGCTFFPKKVVCPNCRSHGEIEDIQFKGTGKIYTYSIIHSATDDFKNNSPYAVGIIELDEGAKITAQIVDCDLNDLHIGDEVEVVFRKIKEEGKDGVISYGYKFKLKE from the coding sequence ATGAGTGATATTATAAAAGGATGGCGTCATAGCGATCAGAGATATAATTTAATAGGAACAAAGTGTAACAAGTGTGGATGTACTTTTTTCCCAAAAAAAGTAGTATGTCCAAACTGTAGAAGCCATGGTGAAATAGAAGACATCCAATTTAAAGGAACAGGAAAAATATACACTTATTCTATAATACACAGCGCAACAGATGACTTTAAAAATAATTCCCCATACGCAGTAGGAATTATAGAACTAGATGAAGGTGCAAAAATAACAGCACAAATAGTAGATTGTGATTTAAACGATTTACACATAGGTGACGAAGTAGAAGTTGTATTTAGAAAAATAAAAGAAGAAGGCAAAGATGGAGTTATATCATATGGATACAAATTCAAACTCAAAGAATAA
- the cfbA gene encoding sirohydrochlorin nickelochelatase: MDTNSNSKNNTGILLIGHGSRLPYNKEVVNKIAEKYSEKNPEYNVEVGFMELAEPNIPTAFNKLKETGVDRIIVTPVFLADGMHTKRDIPKILGLEPEIEETNEEHHHDHEHGHEHGHHHHHHDEEPQHVEFDGEIIYTKPLGADDLIVDIVASRVNEHL, translated from the coding sequence ATGGATACAAATTCAAACTCAAAGAATAATACAGGAATACTACTAATAGGCCATGGAAGCAGACTACCCTACAACAAAGAAGTAGTTAACAAAATCGCAGAAAAATATTCAGAAAAAAATCCTGAATATAACGTAGAAGTAGGATTCATGGAACTAGCAGAACCAAACATACCAACAGCATTCAACAAACTAAAAGAAACAGGAGTAGATAGAATTATTGTAACACCTGTATTTTTAGCTGATGGAATGCATACTAAACGTGACATACCTAAAATATTAGGTCTTGAACCAGAAATAGAAGAAACAAACGAAGAACACCATCATGACCACGAACACGGACATGAACACGGACATCATCACCATCATCATGATGAAGAACCACAACACGTAGAGTTTGATGGAGAAATAATATATACAAAACCTCTCGGCGCTGATGATTTAATAGTAGATATCGTTGCAAGTAGAGTGAATGAACATTTATAA
- the thiL gene encoding thiamine-phosphate kinase produces MKISELGERKLIKILLEKRDEKLTVKDERIIESYHDDAAIQENKQKYTVLSTDMLIQHTHFPKQMTYYQMGEKVVTVNVSDILAMNAKPESILVSMALPPTMLVNEFNELVEGILDKCSEYNITLIGGDLNENDEIILTGTTTGQINKNIKLQSNIQEDNLIAVTGQLGTPAAALDILNSNEIIDIPDNERKNIINSILEPNLPLKTSKFLQKHPELVTSITDITDGLAIELKHLQEKNNHLGFQIIKNKLPYNKYIQKIADCNNKPLNDYLLHFGEEFELLLTLDSEEYEQYREKLVDVTVIGRVNNSKLITILEDDCLKEIKIKGYEHLKDD; encoded by the coding sequence ATGAAAATATCAGAACTAGGAGAAAGAAAATTAATAAAAATACTTCTTGAAAAAAGAGATGAAAAACTAACAGTTAAAGATGAAAGAATAATAGAAAGTTATCATGATGACGCGGCTATACAAGAAAATAAGCAGAAATACACAGTACTATCCACAGATATGCTAATACAACATACCCATTTTCCTAAACAGATGACATATTACCAGATGGGCGAAAAAGTAGTGACTGTAAACGTTAGTGATATCTTAGCAATGAATGCAAAACCCGAATCTATACTAGTATCTATGGCATTACCACCAACAATGCTAGTCAATGAATTCAATGAACTAGTAGAAGGTATATTAGATAAATGCAGTGAATATAATATCACTCTTATTGGTGGAGACCTAAATGAGAATGATGAAATTATATTAACAGGGACAACAACTGGGCAAATAAATAAAAACATTAAATTACAAAGTAATATACAAGAAGACAATTTAATAGCTGTAACTGGACAACTTGGAACTCCAGCAGCAGCACTAGACATCCTAAATAGTAATGAAATCATAGACATACCAGATAATGAAAGAAAAAATATCATAAATAGTATTCTTGAACCAAATCTTCCACTTAAAACATCAAAATTCCTACAAAAACACCCTGAACTTGTTACAAGTATTACAGACATAACTGATGGTTTAGCAATAGAACTAAAACACTTGCAAGAAAAAAATAACCATTTAGGATTCCAAATAATTAAAAATAAGCTACCTTATAACAAATATATCCAAAAAATAGCTGATTGTAATAATAAACCATTGAATGATTACTTATTACATTTTGGAGAAGAATTTGAATTACTATTAACACTAGATTCAGAAGAATATGAACAATATCGTGAAAAATTAGTGGATGTAACTGTTATAGGTAGAGTAAATAATAGTAAATTAATAACTATACTAGAAGATGATTGTCTTAAAGAAATAAAGATAAAAGGTTATGAACATTTAAAGGATGATTAA
- the amrS gene encoding AmmeMemoRadiSam system radical SAM enzyme: MNRCNICPNHCSFDGNSICQQTPIYDSEDAIYTTAVAIDPIEKKPLYHFLPGTFTLSIGTLGCNLKCLNCQNHTIAQPEQSILVPTTTYTPEDIVNQAIENNLESISWTYNEPTIHPKWIISTAKVAKQYNIKTIVVSNGYTSEETLADLVKYVDAVNIDIKSMSNDFYREVCSGLVDPVLNSVKYYVKHDVHVELTNLLIPGYNDTTEDMRNIINFVGNTSKDIPLHFTRFYPNFKLMDVEATPERTISKACDLAQYLGIKYVYPGNVSPSYKDNTYCKHCRHVLVERNGYDIKSYVTSQCACPNCSHKADIIIK, encoded by the coding sequence ATGAATAGATGTAATATTTGCCCAAATCATTGTAGTTTCGATGGTAACTCAATATGTCAACAAACTCCCATATATGATTCTGAGGATGCGATATATACTACTGCAGTAGCTATTGATCCGATAGAAAAAAAACCATTATATCACTTTCTTCCAGGTACATTTACTTTATCAATTGGTACTCTTGGATGTAACTTAAAATGTTTAAATTGTCAAAATCATACAATAGCCCAGCCAGAGCAAAGTATTCTTGTTCCTACAACAACATACACTCCAGAGGATATTGTTAATCAGGCAATAGAAAATAATCTTGAAAGCATATCCTGGACATATAATGAACCAACAATTCATCCAAAATGGATTATAAGTACTGCTAAAGTAGCAAAACAATATAACATTAAAACAATAGTTGTTTCTAATGGTTATACTAGTGAGGAAACACTTGCAGATTTAGTTAAATATGTTGATGCTGTAAATATTGATATAAAAAGTATGAGTAATGATTTTTATAGAGAGGTTTGCTCTGGTCTAGTTGATCCTGTTTTAAACTCTGTTAAATATTACGTCAAACATGATGTACATGTAGAATTAACAAATCTTTTAATTCCAGGATATAATGACACTACCGAAGATATGAGAAATATTATTAATTTTGTGGGAAACACTTCTAAAGACATTCCTCTTCATTTCACAAGATTTTATCCTAACTTTAAATTAATGGATGTTGAAGCCACACCTGAAAGAACAATATCTAAAGCCTGTGATTTAGCCCAGTATCTGGGAATTAAATATGTTTATCCAGGAAATGTATCACCATCATATAAGGATAATACATATTGTAAACATTGTAGACACGTATTAGTAGAAAGAAACGGGTATGATATTAAAAGTTATGTTACAAGCCAATGTGCTTGTCCTAATTGTAGTCATAAAGCAGATATAATAATTAAATAA
- a CDS encoding DUF2207 domain-containing protein: MKRLKTSSLRKFLILVMVITLLCIPFSFAEEGSYNLGNVEKHITIQDNGATQIAEDVTYKISGTVNGVYRDVTISGNQSIDNISVETPGYYNTVEVINSSNNVQIKVWLYKDEAKTQKVSDEDVRIIYHYNFNKGVKIYNDIAEYQYMAWGSGWDSSVDNLTTYIQLPGSHNEVELWNNPPSDVKESTWTSDNTLKTVYNHLDSGQNTEIRMLIPKSYFNSTENADVINKDAKTIIEQDQQDYANSIQFQDNMCYVLEIIFVILLFVPVGVYYKYGREPKIDYKADYESQLPTNDSAVFVNAMIGKPIGTSDLNGFQATLLDLIDKKYYKVIVGNDNDMIIKRKDKDQSSLKQYEKDIIKYLKRYEDKKGNISLKSISEGDRGEFSQFMDAWEIDVNKEVTSARVKELFDDTGDSIMNLISLVSIIIAILGIIILFVFIDSSSQLSNVFILGVLVLIESVLILLSDSNGIMGRWTPEGKEFNDKWENFKKYLKDYSLIKEYPPESVQVWGRYLVYATALGCADEVNKNMKKYFKEYNVSEEYYSDYDTLYFSYYGGWAIMYSSFNTLNTPETDTDPGSFGDIGDIGSGGFGGGGGGVF; encoded by the coding sequence ATGAAAAGATTAAAAACAAGTAGTCTTAGAAAGTTTCTAATTCTAGTCATGGTAATAACACTTTTATGTATACCTTTTTCATTTGCTGAAGAGGGTAGCTACAATTTAGGAAATGTGGAAAAACATATCACAATCCAAGATAACGGAGCAACACAAATAGCAGAGGATGTAACATATAAGATTAGTGGAACTGTAAATGGTGTTTATCGTGATGTGACAATAAGTGGTAATCAGAGTATAGATAATATATCTGTAGAAACTCCAGGGTACTATAATACAGTGGAAGTAATAAATTCATCTAATAATGTACAGATAAAGGTATGGTTATATAAAGATGAAGCTAAAACACAAAAAGTGTCTGATGAGGATGTACGTATAATATATCATTATAACTTCAATAAAGGAGTAAAAATATACAATGATATTGCTGAATACCAGTACATGGCATGGGGTTCCGGATGGGATTCTAGTGTAGATAATTTAACAACTTATATCCAGTTACCTGGAAGTCATAATGAAGTGGAATTATGGAATAATCCTCCAAGTGATGTTAAAGAAAGCACATGGACCTCTGATAATACACTTAAAACTGTATATAATCATTTAGACTCAGGACAAAATACTGAAATAAGAATGTTAATACCAAAATCATATTTCAACAGTACTGAAAATGCTGATGTAATAAATAAAGATGCAAAAACTATTATAGAACAAGATCAACAAGATTATGCAAATAGTATCCAATTCCAGGATAATATGTGTTATGTACTTGAAATAATATTTGTAATATTATTATTTGTACCAGTAGGAGTCTATTATAAGTATGGCCGGGAGCCTAAAATAGATTATAAGGCAGATTATGAAAGCCAATTACCTACAAATGATTCAGCCGTATTTGTAAATGCTATGATAGGTAAGCCTATAGGAACTTCAGATTTAAATGGATTTCAAGCCACTCTATTAGATTTAATAGATAAAAAATACTATAAAGTAATTGTTGGTAATGATAATGATATGATTATTAAGAGGAAAGACAAAGATCAATCATCTCTTAAACAATATGAAAAAGATATTATCAAATACTTAAAACGATATGAAGATAAAAAAGGTAATATTTCATTAAAAAGTATATCTGAGGGCGATAGAGGAGAATTTTCACAATTCATGGATGCATGGGAAATAGATGTTAATAAAGAAGTAACATCAGCAAGAGTAAAAGAATTATTTGATGATACAGGTGATTCTATAATGAACTTAATATCTCTTGTTTCAATAATTATTGCAATATTAGGAATAATAATTCTCTTCGTATTTATTGATTCTTCATCACAATTATCAAATGTTTTCATATTAGGAGTATTAGTGCTTATAGAATCAGTACTAATATTATTATCTGATTCAAATGGAATTATGGGAAGATGGACGCCTGAAGGAAAAGAATTTAATGATAAATGGGAAAATTTCAAGAAATATCTTAAAGATTATAGTTTAATTAAAGAATATCCTCCAGAATCAGTGCAAGTCTGGGGAAGATACTTAGTATATGCAACAGCACTAGGATGTGCTGATGAAGTAAATAAAAACATGAAAAAATACTTCAAAGAATATAACGTATCAGAGGAGTACTATTCTGACTATGATACATTATACTTCTCATATTATGGTGGATGGGCTATAATGTATTCATCATTTAATACATTAAACACGCCGGAAACTGATACTGACCCTGGTTCCTTTGGAGACATTGGAGATATCGGATCTGGTGGATTTGGTGGAGGTGGAGGTGGAGTATTCTAG